A genomic stretch from Pomacea canaliculata isolate SZHN2017 linkage group LG2, ASM307304v1, whole genome shotgun sequence includes:
- the LOC112557935 gene encoding uncharacterized protein LOC112557935, which yields MATCRCLLILAITMATLKFLLADDGELSEATRYELEDADSMEDIFSDKRGFGDKRGFGNKRGFADKRGFADKRGFGNKRGFGDKRGFADKRASEYSTNGLLAALFHGYPGQPLPGNSALKRLLEKQGLWQ from the coding sequence ATGGCTACTTGTCGCTGCTTGCTGATCCTGGccatcaccatggcaacactGAAATTCCTGCTTGCCGACGACGGTGAGCTGAGTGAGGCAACTCGCTACGAGCTGGAAGACGCCGACAGCATGGAGGACATCTTCTCCGACAAACGAGGGTTCGGAGACAAACGAGGCTTCGGCAACAAACGAGGGTTCGCCGACAAGAGAGGGTTTGCAGACAAGAGAGGGTTCGGCAACAAGAGGGGTTTTGGGGACAAACGCGGCTTTGCCGACAAGAGGGCATCCGAGTACTCCACCAACGGCTTGCTGGCAGCGCTCTTTCACGGTTACCCTGGACAGCCGTTGCCTGGCAACAGTGCTCTCAAACGTCTACTGGAGAAGCAAGGACTGTGGCAATGA